The Prochlorococcus marinus XMU1408 genomic sequence CTTCAAAAAATATCCCAGGAACATAAGCAAAGATGCTGAATTAGCTTTTAATGCTGGGGCAGATGCAATTTGGACTCCAGATTATTTTGAAGTATTTCCTGGGGGAGAAAATTCACATTTTAAAATTCAAGTTCCTCAAACATTAAACAATCAACTATGTGGGGCTGAGAGACCAGGGCATTTTGATGGAGTTGCTACAGTTATTATTCGTCTCGTCAAAATCATCAGACCAGAGAAACTAATCCTAGGAGAAAAAGACTGGCAACAATTGATTATCATTAGAAGGCTATTTCAAGAACTATCTATACCTATAAAAATTGAATCCTATTCCACACAAAGAGACCAAAGTGGATTTGCTTATAGTTCAAGGAATTCTTATCTGAGCGATTCTGAAAGATTAAATGCTCAATCATTACCAAGTGCAATCAAAGTAGCAAAAACAGAATTTGAGAAAGAGAAAATAATAAATCTCAAGAAAATAGCTTCTATACTTAAAGAAAATCATTTACAAATTGAATACCTAAAAGTCGTAGATCCATTTTCATTAAAAGAAACAGAAAATATAAATGGTCTGTGCCTTTTAGCAGCAGCAGTAAAATGTGGATCCACAAGGCTAATTGATCACACTTTTCTTATGCAACGAAAACCAATTATTGCAATTGATGGGCCAGCCGGTGCAGGTAAAAGCACAGTAACTAAAGCATTTGCCAAAAGACTTGGTTTCATTTATTTAGATACTGGCGCAATGTATCGAGCGGTGACTTGGTTAATAATAAGCAATTCGATTAATCCAAGTGATCAAGCGCAAATCAAAAATATCTTGAAAGATTCAAAATTAGAATTTCAAAGCTCAAACTTTGTTGACCAAAAAATATTAATAAATAATATTGACGTAACAGAGAAGATACGATCCCCAGAGGTGACTTCAAGGGTTTCTGAAATTGCCAAACAACAATTTGTAAGAGAGTTACTCACAAAACAACAACAAGTAATTGGAGAGGGTGGAGGTTTAGTTGCTGAAGGAAGAGACATTGGCACAGCTGTATTTCCAGATGCAGATGTAAAAATCTTTCTAACAGCTACTCCAAAAGAAAGAGCAAAACGAAGATCTATTGATTTAGAAAAAAGGGGTTATGAATACTCAAGTATTGAAGATCTTGAAAAAGAAATTGAAGAAAGAGACAAGCAAGATAGTGAAAGAGAAATCGCCCCCTTAAAAAAAGCTCATGATGCTGTAGAGCTTTGTACTGATGGAATGAACATTGAAAAAGTTTTAGAAGAACTAACTTATATTTTCAGATCAAAGATTCCAGAAGAGGTATGGGCTACACCTAATCTATAAGACTATCTATTAATTCATCTATAGCATCATTCAATAAATCTAGAACCTGTTCAAAGCCGTTCTGTCCACCATAATAAGGATCAGGGACTTCTTCTAATTGAGAGTTTTTTGAATAACTTAAAATCAGCTTTATTTTAGAATTTACTGGATTCATATCATCTTTAGTTAATGATTTAACAGCATCAAGATTATCTTTATCCATAACAAGAATTTGATCAAATTCATATAAATCATTTTCCTCTATTTGTCTTGACCTACTTGTCAGCTCTATTCCTCTAGATAATGCTGTTGCACGCATTCTTTTATCAGGAAGGTTTCCGACATGCCAACTACCAGTACCTGCGGAATCAACGACAAACAATTTTTCTAAATCTCGTTCTTTAATTTTTTGATTAAAAATTCCTTCAGCTGCAGGAGAACGACAAATATTTCCCAAACAAACAAAGAGAATTTTTTGAACCATTTTTTTTCTTTACTTTATTTTATTTTAGGTCAAAAAGAATGTTATTTATATAGTTTTCAGTCCATTGCTCACCAAAAAAGCCTCTTAACATCCCTCTTGCAGGATCTTTTTCCGCTCGATATCGCATATATTTTTTCTGACCATTTAACAATTTAAAAGATCTTTCCTTAGAAATCATCTTTGCATCTCTAACTAAGTCTAAGAAACAATTCAAGTATTCATCAAAAGCAGGTTTAATTATCTGACTAATTAATTTGTCACCTTCATCTCCTAATGGAATCCTAGACCAAAGAAAAGCTGGAGAAAAGTATTGTCTAGCCTCAGAAGGAATATCACCTCCTGACGGAAGTTTAGATTGCCATTTAGCATGTATTGGTATTAATTTATCCCAAACATATTGAGTATGCTTTGCATCATCTTTTAAAGCAGGTTGAAGATCTAATGCAATAAGATGTCCATTTGGAAGTGTTACAAAATCAGCTCCAAAAAAAGGTAGATCATAATTATTTAACGGTGAAGCGACCAAATTCATGACGGAAGTGATTTCACCTGCTTGCAGGCAAGCACATCTAGCCTTTCGTATTTTTTCCGTCTTTAAACCCCATGTTTCCAAAATAACTTTTTTAGGATTAGAACTTGAACCAATCTCAGATTTTCTAAAAAGAAAATCATTTTCTATAGGATAAAATCTAGGCTGAAAAATAGAAAAGCCCTTAATAGTTTCATCTAAGAAATAAGACCAGCGCCAATTAGAAATTGAAATAGGCTCAAGACTATTATTTCGGTTGCTTTGCATTTAAAGACTAAAATAAAGAATTATTATTTTCTTGGCTTAATGGAAATAAAAACTCTTGCATATATTTTTCAGACCATTCTTTACCAAAAAAACCAGAAAATAAACTATGAGCAGGATCTTTTTCAGAACTGTATTTATCATAATCTATATGCAATAAACTGACCTCTTTAGATTTAATATAATTTTTATTAGCTTTAGATAAATCAAGATTTACCCAATAACATTTAAGAAAAGAGCTAAAAACCTTTGGTAAAATATTCTCTACTTCAAAATTACCACCTTTGCAAAATAGAGCCCATGGAGAAAAGTATTTACTTGGATCATATATATTACTGTTCATATCATAATTAAATTCATTAAAGTATTGTTTGAGGCTTTTTAAACCATCAAAGTATCTATCAAAATATTCTTTATCTTGTACAAGAGGCTGAAAATCAAGAATAGCAACTAGCTTTTTAGTTTTTTCAAACCACAAAAGATCAATACCCATAATTGGCATATCATTTTGATCATTAGGATAAGCAACTGAATTTAATACTTGAAGACGATCCCCTGCGTCCAATCTAGTCACTCTCCATCTTCGAAATTCTGGAACATCCCATAACCAGCTATTCAGTTTGCAATTACCGTTTTTAGAAACACGTTCACAAAATTCATTCGGAACAATCAAGTTTTTACCACCATGTTCAAGAATATTTGTTGTTAATTCACTTAAAAGATCATCAAACATATACTGTCATCTCCTTAGAAAATTTAATACTTTACTCACACTTAAAGTGATGAAATCAGTTAAAAACAATAAATTCAAAACTTTTGCACTATCTTAATAGATATTGAGCAATGGCTTTGTCCAAGTATGGATTTCATTACTCTGTACTACCTTTTCGCTTTTTGCTTGCAAAAAATCTAAATAAAACTTTTCCTATCGCTGCAATTAAATTTCCTTCCAATTCATTGAAAATATCCATATTATATTTAAAAGATCTATTAGCCTCTTCAATAATTGAATCTGCTATCTTTTGATCTATCGGAAGATTATCCAAAGTATTTCGATACTTAATTTTAAATTCTTTTTCATCTCTGATTTCCTCAAAAATATAAAAGCTCAGTCCCTCATCACCTGGAAGATTCATGGCTTTTTTAGTGATAGTTTTCAAAAGCTGTCCGCCAGACAAATCACCTATATATCTACTGTAATGATGCCCAATTAAAAGTTCAGGGTTATCTTTAGCAATTTCTCTAATTCTTGCTTCATATTCAACAGCTGGCTTAGAGGGTTTTACCAATTCAGACCACTGACTACCAAAGTAGAACGACAGGTCTTGTTCCAATTTTTCCTTCCTAAAAAGCTCTTTAAATCCAATCGGAGAAATTATCGGATGTGAGTTTTCACAAAGTTTTTCTATCTCTTCCTCCATCGCAGAGTAAACAAAATATAAATCAGCTAATAAATTTCTGTATGAGGACTTATCAACTACTCCCTTGAGAAAACAACTTATAAAACCTGTATTTTCAGCCATCGTATGAGACTTTTTAGTCCCTTCACGAAGTTGCCTAGCCAAGGCTACTGCCATGAGTTCAAAATCATTTAATCAAAACTTACCACTTAGACATAAGCTCAACATTAGATCTATTAATCGCTGAATAAAAATTATGGAAAATTTTGAAAAGCTTACTGCCCCATCCGAAGGCCAAAGAATTACTTTTGCTGATGGAAACCCAGTTGTTCCAGACCATCCAATTATTCCATTTATCAGAGGTGATGGAACAGGTATAGATATTTGGCCTGCTACACAATTAGTAATCGATAAAGCTATAGAAAAAGCTTATGGAAACAATCGATCCATTGAATGGTTCAAAATTTATGCAGGTGATGAAGCTTGCGACTTATATGGAACTTATCAATACTTACCGAACGATACTCTTGAGGCGATACGAACTTACGGGATAGCAATCAAAGGACCTTTAACCACACCTGTAGGGGGAGGAATTAGATCTTTAAACGTATCTCTAAGGCAAATTTTTGATTTATATTCATGCGTTAGACCATGCAAATATTATGAAGGGACTCCAAGCCCTCATAAAAAGCCGCAAGATTTAGATGTAATTGTATATCGTGAAAATACTGAAGATATATACATGGGCATTGAATGGGAATCTGATGATCCCGAATGCATAAAATTGATTGATCAACTCAATAATGAAATAATTCCAGCTAGCCAAAAATTAAAAAACAGGAAAATTCCTAACGGATCAGGAATAGGAATTAAACCAGTTAGCAAAAGTGGTAGTCAAAGACATATCAGACGAGCAATTAAACATGCTCTCAAGCTTGAGGGGAACAAAAGACATGTGACCTTGGTTCATAAGGGAAACATCATGAAATTTACTGAAGGAGCTTTTAGAGATTGGGGATACGATTTAGCAACCACGGAATTTAGGAATGAATGCGTAACCGAGAGAGAAAGTTGGATTTTAGATAATGTAGACAAAAATCCTCGAATCACACACGAGGAGAATGCTGAATTAATTGATCCAGGTTATGCCTCTTTAACGGAAGAAAAAAAGAAAGCTATTTGTGATGAGGTTTCTTCAGTTCTTACAAGCATTGGGAATAGTCATGGCAATGGAAAATGGAAAAGTATGGTGATGGTTGATGACCGAATAGCAGATAGTATTTTTCAACAAATTCAAACTCGTCCTCAAGAGTATTCCATACTTGCAACTCTCAATCTAAATGGTGATTACATATCCGATGCGGCGGCGGCAATTGTTGGTGGTTTGGGGATGGCACCAGGAGCAAACATTGGAGATAAAGCGGCTATTTTCGAAGCCACTCATGGAACAGCTCCAAAGCATGCAGGCTTGGACAGAATCAATCCAGGTTCAGTAATACTTAGTGGAGTAATGATGTTGGAATATTTAGGTTGGAATGAGGCAGCAAAATTAATTACAAATGGATTGAGCAAATCTATTTCAGATAAACAAGTTACTTACGATCTGGCAAGATTAATGGAACCACGCGTAGAGCCGCTTAGTTGTAGTGATTTTGCTAAATCAATTGTTGAAAGATTCTAATTAAATATTATTTAGAGTCTTTCAAAAATTAAGAATTTGACTCCATTAATCTAAATGATTCTAAAAGTGTGTTCTCATTGCCTAGGTTACCTGGGAAAGTAACTACTGGTAAATTATATTGATCAGAATTACTTGTTACTATTGACAACCCTGGTAATATTTGGCCTTTTAAATCTACATGATTAAAATTTAATCCTTTTTGTAGTAAAAGTTGTGTTGTAATACCTCCTTTACTAATAATGTAACCCAACTTACTAGTTTTTTTCCTAACTAGAATTGCCATAAACTCTGCAAGTTCAAGTCCAAACTTCATTCTTATAGAGTTAGATGAAAATTTTTTCTCTTCTCGAGTTGTATATAAAACAGGTATTTTTTTATTATCAAAAATATTATCTATTTTGGATAATAAAATGGCCTCCAATTCTAAAATTTCCTGTTGACCATCTTTCATAGCAAATATATCCGCTAATTTGCTGACAGGTATTTCCAAACCTTCACAGGAATTATCTTTCAATAAAACCTCTAATTGATCTGTTGCTAATTGCACATGAGAACCAACAATTATCAAACCTGGCTTATATTCAAACTCATTATTTTTTGATTTTAAAGATACTAAATCTGCAGGACTTTTATAATTAGGTGGTAAGCCTGATAGAGAATTGATAAAGCTTGCTGCTGTTCTAAAAAGAAATCTTTTTTCTTGAGAAACCACTTTAATAGCCTTAGCCAGTGTTTCTAAATGGCGGGGTAATTTAGCATCCACAACTACGGAAATATTGTTTTCTAATTTAGATAAAAAGCTTAAAAGAGATTTAAAACCGTCTTCATTATTAAAAGCCATATCTAATTGTTTGATTTCAACGTGCAAGATATTTTCAGCCTGTATCTCTCCCAAACTTTTTTCTTCAATCCATTTAGCTAAATCACTAGTAGAAAATCCAAAAATTTTATCACGGCCAAAATCAGTCTTATGAACTGGTATTCCATTTAGATAATGAATACCGTTTTCAGTTGTTCTTCCACCTTCCAAAAAAGCTGGAATGTGAAATGTTGCATGAAATGGTCCTAATTCTTCCGCAAGAATTGCAGGCTCCAAAACGCCATGACCACGTAATGTTGAATCACCTCTACTAATATAAAAATAATCATCTTTGGAATATCCTTGTCTTAAAAAAAACTTCTTAATAGATGAGCATATTTCTCTCGTTTTCTTCACAGCCAAAACTGAAGATAAAGATCTTGTGTTCGCAAGGATAAATATTAAAGGCGAAGATTTTGTAAAAGCTTTCTCTAGAGTTTGTTCATCCCAGTTTAATAATAATGGGCATCCATAAACAGTTTGAGATCCAGTTGGATCATCATCAAAAATAATTATTTTCATGAAAAGTTAATCTATTGTTTTTTCAACTTTTTATTCGAATCTCTCCCAACTTTCAGGAACTTGAATATAAGATTTATTTAAATCGGCAACAGACGCACATCCCAATAGTTTCATGGTTCTAACTATATCTGTTTGAAGAATTTCTATAGCTCTAGCAACGCCTTCCCCCCCTGCAGCAGCAAGTCCATATGCATAGGCTCTACCTATCAAAACTCCTTTCGCGCCAAGACATAATGCTTTAACGATATCACTACCCCTGCGAATACCTCCGTCTATCAAAACATCTATTTTCCCATCTACTGCAGCTAAAATTTCGGGAAGAACACGTATCGTAGGAGCAACACTATCAAGTTGCCTTGCTCCATGGTTAGAAATAACGATCGCATCAGCTCCTAACTCTGCCGCTTTTTTGGCGTCATCACCTATATGTATACCCTTAACAATAATTTTTCCACCCCACGCCTCGCGTATCCATTGAAGATCCTCCCAAGTAACAACCGATTGTTCTAAAGCAGGTCCAATTGCCGTGTATCCCATAGGGCCATCATCAAGTTGAACATTTGGAAAACTCATTAAACCGCCATCACTTAACCATTGAGTCATCCAGCATGGTTTTACTAATATTTGGGGAATATAAGGAAGCATCTCAAAAGGATTCATAGATAAAAGCTGTTGAGTTCCTGATCGCATATCTCTTTCCCTTAAACCAGACACAGGCGTATCAATAGTTACAACTATTGCCGAGAATCCAGCTTCTTTAGCTCTAGCAATTGTTTTTAAGGCGACTTCTTTACCACCCAGTAAATAAAGCTGATACCAAGCTGGACCGGTAGTAGCAGCTTTAACATCTTCTAGCAAACAACCTGAGAGAGTCGACAAAGTATATCCAGTTCCTGCTTTCCCTGCCTCTCTAGCTGCAACCACTTCTCCCTGGGGATAAAACATTCTGCTGCTACCTACTGGTCCTAACAAAAAAGGAAGTTGAAATTTCTGATCTAAAATAGATATTCCAAGATCACACGAGGGAACAGAGACTGCACATCTAGGTCTAAATAAAATTTCATTATATGCGTTGCAATTTTGTGCAAGTGTTTGTTCTCTATCAGCACCACTATCTATATAGTTAAAAACCATTGCCGGTAGACGTTTTTGGGCTCTAGACCTGAGGTCATCAATATTTAGTACGCCTGGAGAGGAAACATCTGCTCCTAACATTATTCATCACAAATTCATGAATGATGAATCTATTATATATTGATCATAGATGCAAAAACGAACAAAATATTGAAATACTTGTAATACAAAAAGTTATTAATTAAATTTAATTAGTTACAGATTATACTCATCAAAAACTTAAATAACTAAAAAGAATTATGCTTAAAAGTGGTAAATAATTCTACATATTCTTCTGATTTAATTTCAAGTTTTCTATCTCCAGTAACCAATGAATTCCTTGGGCTAGTCCAGGGCTCAAGACAAACCATTTGTCTAGGTGGATCAGTCCATATTACTGTTGTATCCATTGGCTCTTGATGAATTAATTCAATTAAATTTCTAGACAAACAATCGAAAAGTTTCACCGAACGAGAAGGGTAACAAAGAAAATCAACTCCTTTATCTAAAATTTTTATTTGGTCAGAGGCATTAGTAACTTTCATATTAGTTTGATCAATGCATTTTTCAGGCAACCCATCTATCTTTATTTTTTTTGTATTTGATACATGGAAATATGGATGCAAGCCAAAACTAAAAGGCATAGAATCTTGACTCTGATTATAAACCTTTACAGATATTTGAAGACTTTTTTCTTTCAAGCAAACATCCATCAATAGAGTAAAGAAGAAAGGAAAACAAGAACGTGAATCTTTTGTATCACTTAGTTTTAGCCTAATTCCTAATTCATCTTTTAATAAATCAATTGACCAAGGTAAATCTCTTGCGAAACCATGCTGTTTTAAAGAATGCTTCTTACCACCAATTAAATAGCTCTCAGATAAATCACCGCATATGGGGAATAGGATAGGTATTCCACCTCTGACACTTTTATCTTTATCTAAAAAACGCTCTAAATCAAAGTACAACAGTTCTTTCCCTTCGCTTTGCCATTCAGTAATCAATCCACCTCTCTCAGGGACAATTCTTATTAGTGAATCGAAATCAGAGTCTGAATATTCCCAGTGAGGATAAGGGTTTGTTTTCTTTAAGAAACTGACAGTCATTGATCAAAGCTGATCAATCCATTCTAAAAGAGCGGAATTAACCTGATCAGGAACTTCATCATGTGGACAATGACCAGCATCTAAAATAACTTCTTTTGTATTTTCAGGAGTGTGTTTTTTGTAAGTAGCTCTTTTACCAGGTGCATTCATCCAAGGATCTCGATTACCCCAAAGTAACAGCAATGGGGACTTCAACTGAGCGAATAACTCATCAAGTGGTCTTCCCTGGGGGCCAGCAGGATCAAAAACACTTTTGAAGACGTTAAAAGCACCTTTATCCAAAGAGGGTTTTCGGATGGCTTCCACTAGCTCATCATCAACGTTTGAGGTATCAATATAAACTTGATTCAAAGTACGTTTAATTGTTGAAGGCTGTCTAAGATTTTCAAAAATAATCCTTTGCAATAAAGCATTTTTTAGAAAGATTCCCGCAACAGTCTTTCTGGCTGTAGCCCAAAATCCTGTGGTTGTTTTTTTATCCTCACTAAAATAACCAGCAGCATTTAATAAAACAACACCTGCTGCATCAGCACCTAAATCAGCACCACTAGCAAGCGCGGCATATCCTCCTAGGGAGTTACCAACAAGTATTGTTGGTCGCCCAATCTTCTCTTTAACATATGAGACAATCTGATCTTTCCACAGAGGACCTCCATA encodes the following:
- a CDS encoding NADP-dependent isocitrate dehydrogenase — translated: MENFEKLTAPSEGQRITFADGNPVVPDHPIIPFIRGDGTGIDIWPATQLVIDKAIEKAYGNNRSIEWFKIYAGDEACDLYGTYQYLPNDTLEAIRTYGIAIKGPLTTPVGGGIRSLNVSLRQIFDLYSCVRPCKYYEGTPSPHKKPQDLDVIVYRENTEDIYMGIEWESDDPECIKLIDQLNNEIIPASQKLKNRKIPNGSGIGIKPVSKSGSQRHIRRAIKHALKLEGNKRHVTLVHKGNIMKFTEGAFRDWGYDLATTEFRNECVTERESWILDNVDKNPRITHEENAELIDPGYASLTEEKKKAICDEVSSVLTSIGNSHGNGKWKSMVMVDDRIADSIFQQIQTRPQEYSILATLNLNGDYISDAAAAIVGGLGMAPGANIGDKAAIFEATHGTAPKHAGLDRINPGSVILSGVMMLEYLGWNEAAKLITNGLSKSISDKQVTYDLARLMEPRVEPLSCSDFAKSIVERF
- a CDS encoding low molecular weight protein-tyrosine-phosphatase → MVQKILFVCLGNICRSPAAEGIFNQKIKERDLEKLFVVDSAGTGSWHVGNLPDKRMRATALSRGIELTSRSRQIEENDLYEFDQILVMDKDNLDAVKSLTKDDMNPVNSKIKLILSYSKNSQLEEVPDPYYGGQNGFEQVLDLLNDAIDELIDSLID
- a CDS encoding alpha/beta fold hydrolase, which produces MVSSVIEKNLSDWKFLGHSVHSLSIIPEDHKNKTDKEKGPAILLIHGFGASTTHWRHNLPVLGEQYEVHALDLLGFGKSSKPGGLAYGGPLWKDQIVSYVKEKIGRPTILVGNSLGGYAALASGADLGADAAGVVLLNAAGYFSEDKKTTTGFWATARKTVAGIFLKNALLQRIIFENLRQPSTIKRTLNQVYIDTSNVDDELVEAIRKPSLDKGAFNVFKSVFDPAGPQGRPLDELFAQLKSPLLLLWGNRDPWMNAPGKRATYKKHTPENTKEVILDAGHCPHDEVPDQVNSALLEWIDQL
- a CDS encoding 15,16-dihydrobiliverdin:ferredoxin oxidoreductase; amino-acid sequence: MFDDLLSELTTNILEHGGKNLIVPNEFCERVSKNGNCKLNSWLWDVPEFRRWRVTRLDAGDRLQVLNSVAYPNDQNDMPIMGIDLLWFEKTKKLVAILDFQPLVQDKEYFDRYFDGLKSLKQYFNEFNYDMNSNIYDPSKYFSPWALFCKGGNFEVENILPKVFSSFLKCYWVNLDLSKANKNYIKSKEVSLLHIDYDKYSSEKDPAHSLFSGFFGKEWSEKYMQEFLFPLSQENNNSLF
- a CDS encoding bifunctional pantoate--beta-alanine ligase/(d)CMP kinase codes for the protein MVQKIFQTNAELKDWLSEQNSAIIFIPTMGGLHPGHQYLIEKAKARKTKPNQIILVSIFINPLQFGKNEDFKKYPRNISKDAELAFNAGADAIWTPDYFEVFPGGENSHFKIQVPQTLNNQLCGAERPGHFDGVATVIIRLVKIIRPEKLILGEKDWQQLIIIRRLFQELSIPIKIESYSTQRDQSGFAYSSRNSYLSDSERLNAQSLPSAIKVAKTEFEKEKIINLKKIASILKENHLQIEYLKVVDPFSLKETENINGLCLLAAAVKCGSTRLIDHTFLMQRKPIIAIDGPAGAGKSTVTKAFAKRLGFIYLDTGAMYRAVTWLIISNSINPSDQAQIKNILKDSKLEFQSSNFVDQKILINNIDVTEKIRSPEVTSRVSEIAKQQFVRELLTKQQQVIGEGGGLVAEGRDIGTAVFPDADVKIFLTATPKERAKRRSIDLEKRGYEYSSIEDLEKEIEERDKQDSEREIAPLKKAHDAVELCTDGMNIEKVLEELTYIFRSKIPEEVWATPNL
- a CDS encoding alpha-hydroxy acid oxidase, which gives rise to MLGADVSSPGVLNIDDLRSRAQKRLPAMVFNYIDSGADREQTLAQNCNAYNEILFRPRCAVSVPSCDLGISILDQKFQLPFLLGPVGSSRMFYPQGEVVAAREAGKAGTGYTLSTLSGCLLEDVKAATTGPAWYQLYLLGGKEVALKTIARAKEAGFSAIVVTIDTPVSGLRERDMRSGTQQLLSMNPFEMLPYIPQILVKPCWMTQWLSDGGLMSFPNVQLDDGPMGYTAIGPALEQSVVTWEDLQWIREAWGGKIIVKGIHIGDDAKKAAELGADAIVISNHGARQLDSVAPTIRVLPEILAAVDGKIDVLIDGGIRRGSDIVKALCLGAKGVLIGRAYAYGLAAAGGEGVARAIEILQTDIVRTMKLLGCASVADLNKSYIQVPESWERFE
- a CDS encoding four-carbon acid sugar kinase family protein translates to MKIIIFDDDPTGSQTVYGCPLLLNWDEQTLEKAFTKSSPLIFILANTRSLSSVLAVKKTREICSSIKKFFLRQGYSKDDYFYISRGDSTLRGHGVLEPAILAEELGPFHATFHIPAFLEGGRTTENGIHYLNGIPVHKTDFGRDKIFGFSTSDLAKWIEEKSLGEIQAENILHVEIKQLDMAFNNEDGFKSLLSFLSKLENNISVVVDAKLPRHLETLAKAIKVVSQEKRFLFRTAASFINSLSGLPPNYKSPADLVSLKSKNNEFEYKPGLIIVGSHVQLATDQLEVLLKDNSCEGLEIPVSKLADIFAMKDGQQEILELEAILLSKIDNIFDNKKIPVLYTTREEKKFSSNSIRMKFGLELAEFMAILVRKKTSKLGYIISKGGITTQLLLQKGLNFNHVDLKGQILPGLSIVTSNSDQYNLPVVTFPGNLGNENTLLESFRLMESNS
- a CDS encoding heme oxygenase (biliverdin-producing), which produces MAVALARQLREGTKKSHTMAENTGFISCFLKGVVDKSSYRNLLADLYFVYSAMEEEIEKLCENSHPIISPIGFKELFRKEKLEQDLSFYFGSQWSELVKPSKPAVEYEARIREIAKDNPELLIGHHYSRYIGDLSGGQLLKTITKKAMNLPGDEGLSFYIFEEIRDEKEFKIKYRNTLDNLPIDQKIADSIIEEANRSFKYNMDIFNELEGNLIAAIGKVLFRFFASKKRKGSTE
- a CDS encoding phycoerythrobilin:ferredoxin oxidoreductase, with amino-acid sequence MQSNRNNSLEPISISNWRWSYFLDETIKGFSIFQPRFYPIENDFLFRKSEIGSSSNPKKVILETWGLKTEKIRKARCACLQAGEITSVMNLVASPLNNYDLPFFGADFVTLPNGHLIALDLQPALKDDAKHTQYVWDKLIPIHAKWQSKLPSGGDIPSEARQYFSPAFLWSRIPLGDEGDKLISQIIKPAFDEYLNCFLDLVRDAKMISKERSFKLLNGQKKYMRYRAEKDPARGMLRGFFGEQWTENYINNILFDLK
- a CDS encoding galactose mutarotase, with protein sequence MTVSFLKKTNPYPHWEYSDSDFDSLIRIVPERGGLITEWQSEGKELLYFDLERFLDKDKSVRGGIPILFPICGDLSESYLIGGKKHSLKQHGFARDLPWSIDLLKDELGIRLKLSDTKDSRSCFPFFFTLLMDVCLKEKSLQISVKVYNQSQDSMPFSFGLHPYFHVSNTKKIKIDGLPEKCIDQTNMKVTNASDQIKILDKGVDFLCYPSRSVKLFDCLSRNLIELIHQEPMDTTVIWTDPPRQMVCLEPWTSPRNSLVTGDRKLEIKSEEYVELFTTFKHNSF